From Vibrio artabrorum, a single genomic window includes:
- a CDS encoding YajQ family cyclic di-GMP-binding protein, producing the protein MPSFDIISEVEAVELRNAVDNANRELSTRFDFRGVEASFDYKDESVKLTAQDDFQLKQMRDILRSNLTKRNVDPNAMEAKAADQTGRTWHQTVIFKQGIETDVAKKIVKLIKDNKVKVQASIQGDKVRVTGKKRDDLQAVMALVRSGELGQPFQFDNFRD; encoded by the coding sequence ATGCCATCATTTGACATTATCTCTGAAGTAGAAGCAGTAGAACTGCGTAACGCGGTAGACAACGCAAACCGTGAACTATCGACTCGTTTCGATTTTCGCGGCGTTGAAGCAAGCTTTGATTACAAAGATGAATCAGTAAAATTGACTGCTCAAGACGATTTTCAACTGAAGCAAATGCGCGATATCCTTCGTAGCAACCTAACAAAGCGCAATGTTGATCCAAACGCGATGGAAGCAAAAGCGGCAGACCAAACAGGTCGCACTTGGCACCAAACGGTTATCTTTAAGCAAGGTATTGAAACTGATGTCGCTAAGAAGATCGTTAAGCTAATCAAAGACAACAAAGTTAAAGTTCAAGCTTCTATCCAAGGCGACAAAGTTCGTGTAACAGGTAAGAAGCGTGATGACCTACAAGCTGTTATGGCTCTAGTTCGCAGCGGTGAACTTGGTCAACCTTTCCAGTTTGACAACTTCCGCGACTAA
- a CDS encoding 3-deoxy-7-phosphoheptulonate synthase, with protein MPLKTDELRTQALGPMPTPAELGNAHPITDDVAERIKNSRRQIEDILTGRDDRLLVIVGPCSVHDTEAALDYAERLSQIQDQYKDELFVVMRTYFEKPRTVVGWKGLITDPNLDGSYALETGLNKARKLLLDINKLGLATATEFLDMITGQYIADLITWGAIGARTTESQIHREMASALSCPVGFKNATNGNIKIAIDAIRAAHASHYFYSPDKNGRMTVYRTSGNPYGHVILRGGDKGPNFDAESVDTACKQLAEFDLPQRLVVDFSHANCQKQHRKQLEVAQDICEQIKSNKNQIAGIMAESFIIEGNQPMTDINNLEYGKSITDPCLSWEDTATMLDMLATAIKDRNLA; from the coding sequence ATGCCATTAAAAACTGATGAGTTGAGAACCCAAGCTCTGGGTCCTATGCCAACTCCTGCCGAACTAGGCAATGCACACCCTATTACTGACGACGTTGCAGAGCGCATTAAAAATTCTCGCCGCCAAATTGAAGATATCTTAACAGGTCGTGATGACCGCCTATTAGTCATCGTTGGCCCATGTTCTGTTCACGATACAGAAGCAGCACTCGATTACGCTGAGCGCTTAAGTCAGATTCAAGACCAGTATAAAGATGAACTGTTCGTGGTCATGAGAACCTACTTCGAGAAACCTCGTACTGTTGTCGGTTGGAAGGGGTTGATTACTGATCCGAATCTTGATGGTTCATACGCACTTGAAACCGGCCTAAACAAAGCTCGTAAACTTCTACTCGACATCAACAAGCTTGGCCTAGCTACCGCGACTGAGTTCCTTGATATGATCACAGGTCAGTACATTGCAGACCTTATCACTTGGGGCGCGATTGGCGCTCGTACAACTGAATCTCAGATTCACCGTGAAATGGCTTCTGCACTGTCTTGCCCAGTTGGCTTCAAAAACGCGACCAACGGCAACATCAAGATTGCTATCGATGCAATTCGTGCTGCGCATGCTTCACACTACTTCTACTCTCCAGATAAGAACGGCCGCATGACGGTTTACCGTACTTCTGGCAACCCATACGGTCACGTTATTCTACGTGGTGGTGATAAAGGCCCTAACTTCGACGCTGAATCTGTAGATACTGCGTGTAAGCAACTGGCTGAATTCGACCTGCCTCAACGTTTAGTTGTCGACTTTAGCCACGCTAACTGTCAGAAACAACACCGTAAACAGTTAGAAGTTGCACAAGACATTTGTGAGCAGATCAAATCGAACAAGAACCAAATTGCAGGCATCATGGCAGAAAGCTTCATTATTGAAGGCAACCAGCCAATGACAGACATCAACAACCTAGAATATGGCAAATCGATTACTGATCCATGCCTAAGCTGGGAAGATACTGCAACAATGCTAGACATGCTTGCAACAGCAATTAAAGATAGAAACTTAGCTTAA
- a CDS encoding putative PEP-binding protein, with protein sequence MTQENQSTLHPGLVLGDVLPSYNANNNANHLYVSLSELVMDRVFYHPSIESHLDTLTDIEKTSLNTILGDKTVDEHFISTLVIAIQAAVQPNHTSVRIALSSADSHGFRSLLGGNCEAEEVNPALGVRGVARYATPEYSKAFALECQVIKTLREQGINVEVVVPYVRALSDAAKIIDLLAEQGLPRGLNGLKVLFSCDVPSAVLLSERLLHYFDGVVVNVDSLASFTLGIDKHNEVQRHAFDPQNEAVIILLSMIVKATLNAKKPILMVTQGLVDYPRLQSFIADLEGVETVVTA encoded by the coding sequence ATGACTCAAGAAAATCAAAGCACTTTGCACCCAGGACTGGTTTTAGGTGATGTGCTGCCTTCTTATAACGCTAATAATAATGCCAACCACTTATACGTTTCATTATCAGAATTGGTGATGGATCGTGTCTTTTACCATCCAAGTATCGAAAGTCATTTAGATACACTGACTGATATTGAAAAAACATCCTTAAATACGATCCTTGGCGATAAAACTGTCGATGAGCATTTTATTTCAACCTTGGTGATTGCTATCCAAGCTGCGGTTCAGCCAAATCACACTTCTGTACGTATCGCATTAAGCAGTGCAGACAGCCATGGCTTCCGTTCGTTGCTTGGCGGGAACTGTGAAGCTGAGGAGGTTAACCCTGCACTAGGCGTTCGCGGCGTTGCTCGTTACGCGACGCCAGAGTACAGCAAGGCTTTCGCTTTAGAGTGTCAGGTTATTAAAACGTTGCGAGAGCAGGGTATTAACGTTGAAGTGGTTGTGCCGTATGTACGAGCATTAAGCGATGCCGCTAAGATTATTGACCTGCTTGCCGAGCAAGGCTTACCACGTGGTCTGAATGGTTTGAAAGTACTGTTCTCGTGTGATGTGCCGTCTGCCGTGCTATTGAGCGAACGTTTACTGCATTACTTTGATGGTGTGGTTGTGAATGTTGATAGCTTAGCGTCTTTCACTTTAGGTATAGATAAGCACAATGAAGTTCAACGACATGCTTTTGACCCTCAAAACGAGGCCGTCATTATTTTATTGAGTATGATTGTGAAAGCAACCCTGAACGCGAAGAAGCCAATACTGATGGTGACTCAAGGTTTGGTTGACTACCCGCGCCTACAAAGCTTCATCGCTGATCTAGAAGGGGTCGAAACGGTCGTGACTGCGTAA
- a CDS encoding PaaI family thioesterase, whose protein sequence is MLTPLQKANVYLSMFGFFKVPLIWLCRPKLLALDNQHVEVKIPLKRRTKNHLNSMYFGVLAVGADVAGGFLAMSKSQQQGEKISLAFKEVTGKFLKRPEGDVHFTCNDGELINRMLAETLSTGERVNHPVTIIATCPSLHGDEPMAEFTLTLSIKKVPSRK, encoded by the coding sequence ATGTTGACCCCTCTACAAAAAGCAAATGTCTACTTGAGCATGTTTGGTTTCTTTAAAGTGCCTCTGATCTGGTTATGTCGACCAAAACTGCTCGCTTTGGACAACCAACATGTTGAAGTCAAAATTCCGCTTAAAAGACGCACCAAGAACCACCTGAATAGCATGTATTTTGGTGTTTTAGCTGTAGGTGCCGATGTCGCAGGCGGTTTTCTTGCGATGAGCAAATCTCAGCAGCAAGGTGAAAAGATTTCGTTGGCATTTAAAGAGGTGACAGGGAAGTTCTTAAAGCGCCCAGAAGGTGACGTACACTTCACTTGCAACGATGGTGAGTTGATCAATAGAATGCTGGCTGAAACTTTGTCTACTGGCGAGCGAGTCAATCATCCAGTGACCATTATCGCGACTTGTCCGTCTTTGCATGGCGACGAACCAATGGCGGAGTTCACGTTAACACTTTCGATTAAAAAAGTTCCGTCTAGAAAATAG
- a CDS encoding CvfB family protein: protein MKLAKAYQRSRIITAKFKVETILMINIGQINNLEVVKQADFGVFLDASDYGTVLLPKRFTPEGVEIGQKLDVFLYIDSDNQIAATTEKPIAQVGQFGLMTVEGVNSTGAFMNWGVKGKDLLVPFSEQRGRLNEGQSILVYVYIDKASSRIVGTTKFNKWLDKTPATYERNEQVELIIAERSQLGYKAIVNGEHWGMIFPSDIIGKLFIGKTLKGYVKNVREEDGKIDLSLQKIGVAKMDDLSTKILDLLEKKGGFLPLNDKSSPEAIFSAFRTSKGTFKKTIGGLYKSGKITIDKEGISLVK, encoded by the coding sequence ATGAAACTAGCGAAAGCATATCAGAGATCACGTATAATCACCGCCAAATTTAAAGTAGAGACAATCTTGATGATTAATATTGGTCAAATAAACAATCTAGAAGTAGTAAAACAAGCAGACTTCGGTGTATTCCTTGACGCTAGCGACTATGGAACCGTGTTGCTTCCGAAGCGGTTTACTCCTGAAGGTGTTGAAATTGGTCAAAAGCTAGACGTGTTCTTATACATTGATTCTGATAACCAAATCGCCGCAACCACTGAAAAACCCATCGCTCAAGTCGGGCAGTTTGGCCTAATGACGGTCGAAGGTGTCAACAGCACCGGAGCATTTATGAACTGGGGCGTGAAAGGTAAAGACCTATTGGTTCCTTTCAGTGAGCAACGCGGCCGTTTAAACGAAGGCCAATCAATCTTAGTATATGTGTATATTGATAAAGCATCGAGCCGTATTGTAGGTACCACAAAGTTCAACAAGTGGTTAGACAAAACCCCTGCAACTTATGAGCGCAATGAACAAGTAGAACTTATCATCGCTGAACGCAGCCAGTTGGGCTATAAAGCGATCGTGAATGGAGAGCACTGGGGGATGATTTTCCCATCAGACATCATCGGTAAGTTGTTCATCGGTAAAACGCTGAAAGGGTATGTTAAAAATGTTCGTGAAGAAGACGGTAAGATTGACTTGTCGCTTCAGAAGATTGGTGTCGCGAAAATGGATGATCTAAGCACTAAGATTCTTGATCTGCTTGAGAAGAAAGGCGGTTTCTTACCTCTGAATGACAAGTCTTCACCTGAAGCGATTTTCTCTGCATTTAGAACCAGCAAAGGTACGTTCAAGAAGACGATTGGTGGTTTGTACAAATCTGGCAAGATCACTATCGATAAAGAAGGCATCAGCTTAGTTAAATAA
- the rsmF gene encoding 16S rRNA (cytosine(1407)-C(5))-methyltransferase RsmF: MHANVYIPEEFLTHIEAIMPSHLDMASFVASCQKPLRKSIRVNTLKISVEDFLIRAKDKGWELESVPWCETGFWISADESETPLGNTAEHMSGLFYIQEASSMMPPSALFQGDADYQSVLDTAAAPGSKTTQIAALMHNRGVLVANEYAASRVKVLHANIERCGVRNAALSNFDGRVFGGWLPEQFDAVLLDAPCSGEGTIRKDADAMKNWTYQSVVDIANTQKDLIESAFHALKPDGVLVYSTCTLSTEENQQVCHHLKETFGDAVEFESLESLFDNAKATTTEEGFLHIFPQVYDSEGFFVARIRKLASVNPPDVKKRLGKFPFEKASKKVQQDVAEQLVNTLDIELPSDTQVWIRDNDVWLFPKALEPMIGEFRFSRMGIKIAETHKKGYRWQHQVATTLATGNEANIVDLSIEDAREWFMGRDVRPENLSGKGEVLVKYNGAIIGLGKWVGNRVKNGLPRELVRDKNLF; this comes from the coding sequence TTGCACGCTAACGTATATATCCCAGAAGAATTTCTAACGCACATCGAAGCGATCATGCCAAGTCATCTAGATATGGCTTCTTTTGTCGCATCTTGTCAAAAGCCACTGCGTAAAAGCATTCGAGTCAACACATTGAAGATCAGTGTCGAAGACTTCCTCATCCGTGCGAAAGACAAAGGTTGGGAACTGGAGAGTGTGCCTTGGTGCGAAACAGGATTTTGGATTTCCGCAGATGAAAGTGAAACGCCATTAGGCAATACGGCTGAACATATGTCTGGTCTTTTTTACATCCAAGAAGCCAGCTCTATGATGCCACCTTCAGCACTTTTCCAAGGTGATGCAGACTACCAATCGGTGCTCGATACGGCGGCGGCACCCGGCTCCAAAACAACGCAAATAGCCGCGCTAATGCATAATCGTGGCGTGTTGGTTGCTAATGAATACGCGGCAAGCCGTGTGAAAGTCCTTCACGCTAACATTGAACGTTGTGGTGTCCGTAATGCCGCACTGAGTAATTTTGATGGGCGCGTGTTCGGAGGTTGGCTACCCGAACAATTCGATGCCGTATTGTTAGATGCCCCCTGCTCTGGCGAAGGTACGATTCGTAAAGACGCCGATGCGATGAAAAACTGGACGTATCAATCAGTGGTCGATATTGCGAACACACAGAAAGATCTGATTGAAAGTGCATTCCATGCTCTCAAGCCTGATGGTGTGCTGGTTTATTCAACGTGTACCTTGAGCACCGAAGAAAACCAACAAGTGTGTCACCACCTAAAAGAAACCTTTGGTGATGCGGTTGAGTTTGAATCTCTTGAATCACTATTCGACAACGCAAAAGCAACCACGACCGAAGAAGGCTTTCTTCACATCTTCCCACAGGTGTATGACTCGGAAGGTTTCTTTGTTGCTCGTATCCGTAAGCTCGCGTCTGTGAATCCACCAGACGTTAAAAAACGTCTGGGTAAATTCCCATTTGAAAAAGCGTCAAAGAAAGTTCAGCAAGATGTCGCTGAACAGCTAGTGAATACTCTCGATATCGAATTGCCAAGCGATACTCAAGTTTGGATTCGCGACAACGACGTTTGGCTATTTCCTAAAGCGCTAGAGCCTATGATCGGTGAGTTTCGCTTCTCTCGTATGGGAATCAAGATCGCTGAAACCCATAAAAAAGGTTATCGCTGGCAACACCAAGTTGCGACAACGCTCGCGACGGGTAATGAAGCTAACATCGTCGACCTTAGCATCGAAGACGCTCGTGAATGGTTCATGGGACGCGACGTCCGCCCTGAAAACTTATCAGGCAAAGGCGAAGTGCTAGTAAAATACAACGGCGCAATCATCGGCCTTGGTAAGTGGGTTGGCAACCGAGTGAAGAACGGTTTACCACGCGAACTCGTACGCGACAAAAACCTTTTCTAG